Proteins encoded together in one Pseudomonas sp. ADAK13 window:
- a CDS encoding LysR family transcriptional regulator — protein sequence MDSLNTLNVFVQVAETRSFVAAGRVLGVTASAVGKSVVRLEERLGVRLFNRSTRSVTLTAEGELFLERSRRILMEIDEAEAELSQTVSAPRGRLKVSLPLVGHPFLPVLAQFKKTYPEVELDLSFTDRRVDVVEEGYDAVLRSGEAPDSRLTSRLLGGYRMLLVASPAYLAECGTPQRPEDLAHHACIKFRYPNTGKMQRWPLGQDGAEPEFPLPAAMVCNNLEARICFAVQGIGIAYLADFAIREWLDSGQLVPVLKDCSEAENFRIMWPSGRHPTPKLRVFIDFLHAHLFPEDGAGSTRADCRPKT from the coding sequence ATGGACAGCCTCAACACCCTGAATGTTTTTGTGCAGGTCGCCGAAACCCGCAGCTTTGTCGCCGCCGGGCGCGTGCTGGGCGTAACGGCCTCGGCGGTCGGCAAGAGCGTGGTGCGCCTGGAGGAACGCCTGGGTGTGCGCCTGTTTAACCGCAGCACCCGCAGCGTCACGCTGACTGCCGAGGGCGAGCTGTTCCTGGAGCGCAGCCGGCGCATCCTGATGGAGATCGACGAGGCCGAAGCCGAGCTTTCGCAAACCGTGTCGGCGCCCCGTGGCCGGCTCAAAGTCAGCCTGCCGCTGGTGGGCCACCCGTTTTTGCCGGTGCTCGCGCAGTTCAAGAAGACCTACCCCGAGGTCGAGTTGGACCTGAGCTTTACCGATCGCCGCGTGGACGTGGTAGAGGAAGGTTACGACGCCGTACTGCGCAGCGGCGAAGCGCCCGACTCGCGCCTTACCTCGCGCCTGCTGGGCGGCTACCGGATGCTGCTGGTGGCGTCACCGGCTTACCTGGCCGAATGCGGTACGCCGCAGCGGCCAGAAGATTTGGCCCACCATGCATGCATCAAATTCCGCTATCCCAACACCGGCAAGATGCAACGCTGGCCCCTGGGCCAGGACGGTGCTGAGCCCGAATTCCCGCTGCCCGCCGCGATGGTCTGCAACAACCTGGAAGCGCGCATCTGCTTTGCGGTGCAGGGCATCGGCATCGCTTACCTGGCGGATTTTGCCATCCGTGAATGGCTCGACAGCGGGCAATTGGTGCCGGTGCTCAAGGACTGTTCGGAAGCGGAGAACTTCCGGATCATGTGGCCCTCGGGCCGGCATCCAACGCCCAAGCTGCGGGTGTTTATCGACTTCCTGCATGCCCACCTGTTTCCCGAGGATGGAGCTGGCAGCACCCGCGCAGACTGCCGGCCCAAGACCTGA
- a CDS encoding LysR family transcriptional regulator — translation MDILQNMRIFRCVAEVGSFTGAAAQLNSNTTHISRSISNLESHLRTRLFNRTTRRTALTESGKRYLLRCEQILRSVEEAELEAGDAHTRPTGQLKVHSMTGIGQHYVVDAIARYRKNYPDVTFNLSMSNRTPNLVNEGFDVSIVLAIDLPDSSHVSQKLGTTYSIVCASPSYIKTHGAAQTPQDLLNHACLRLVSPVIPLEDWTFDGPHGQESVTISSSPFLVDSVDAMKTAISNDMGVGILPVHAAIKGLRSGTLVRVLPEYRLEELSLYAIYPSRHYLDAKIKTWVEYLRSSLPEVLADHKAVLKIRDRVSHG, via the coding sequence ATGGACATCCTGCAGAACATGCGCATCTTCCGCTGCGTCGCCGAAGTCGGCAGTTTTACCGGCGCGGCAGCGCAGCTGAACAGCAACACCACGCATATTTCCCGCTCCATTTCCAACCTTGAAAGCCACCTGCGAACCCGCTTGTTCAACCGCACCACACGCCGCACCGCGCTGACCGAATCCGGCAAGCGTTACCTGTTGCGCTGCGAGCAAATCCTGCGCTCCGTCGAGGAAGCGGAACTGGAAGCCGGCGACGCCCACACACGCCCTACCGGCCAGTTGAAAGTGCACTCGATGACCGGCATCGGCCAGCACTACGTGGTGGACGCCATCGCCCGCTACCGCAAGAACTACCCCGACGTGACCTTCAACCTGAGCATGAGTAACCGCACGCCGAACCTGGTCAACGAAGGGTTCGACGTGTCGATTGTGTTGGCCATTGACCTGCCCGATTCAAGCCACGTTTCACAGAAACTGGGCACGACCTACAGCATCGTCTGCGCCTCACCGTCCTACATAAAAACCCATGGTGCCGCGCAAACACCGCAAGACCTGCTCAACCACGCCTGCCTGCGGCTGGTCAGCCCGGTGATCCCGCTGGAAGACTGGACGTTCGACGGCCCCCACGGCCAGGAGAGCGTCACCATCAGCAGCTCGCCGTTCCTGGTGGACTCGGTCGACGCCATGAAGACCGCCATCAGCAACGACATGGGCGTGGGCATCCTGCCGGTGCATGCGGCAATCAAGGGGCTGCGCAGCGGCACTCTGGTGCGAGTCCTGCCCGAGTACCGCCTGGAAGAACTGAGCCTGTACGCCATCTACCCTTCCCGGCACTACCTGGATGCAAAAATCAAAACCTGGGTGGAGTACCTGCGCAGCTCCCTGCCAGAAGTGCTGGCCGACCACAAAGCCGTACTGAAGATTCGCGACAGGGTCAGCCACGGCTGA
- a CDS encoding SDR family NAD(P)-dependent oxidoreductase: MNNDFNHRLAVVTGASSGIGLAVTCKLLEQGAHVVAMSRQIGELGALAERFGEQLYWLAGDVTQAADQARLAQLTASIGPVDYLVPNAGIAQLADGLDLAAFDRQWAVNGAAALNTLGSLRGQMAAQASVVFIGTFLELATFPGLAAYIASKAALRAQMRTLAVELAPHGIRLNMVSPGPTATPIWSTLGLSDEALGGVATTVNQRLLNGQFLEPGAVADVILFQLSQGARSVFGQDWVVDGGYTLR, from the coding sequence ATGAACAATGACTTCAACCACCGCCTTGCCGTAGTGACCGGTGCCAGTTCAGGTATCGGCCTGGCCGTCACCTGCAAGCTGCTTGAACAAGGTGCACACGTGGTCGCCATGTCGCGACAGATTGGCGAATTGGGCGCATTGGCGGAGCGTTTTGGCGAGCAGCTCTACTGGCTGGCGGGGGATGTCACCCAGGCTGCCGATCAGGCACGCCTGGCGCAGTTGACGGCGTCCATCGGACCGGTGGATTACCTCGTGCCCAATGCCGGGATCGCACAACTGGCCGATGGCCTGGACCTGGCCGCATTTGACCGGCAATGGGCCGTCAATGGAGCCGCGGCTCTCAACACCCTCGGCAGCCTGCGTGGGCAAATGGCCGCCCAGGCATCAGTGGTGTTTATCGGCACGTTCCTGGAGCTGGCGACCTTCCCTGGGCTCGCCGCGTATATCGCGTCGAAGGCCGCCTTGCGGGCGCAAATGCGCACCCTGGCGGTGGAGCTGGCGCCCCATGGCATTCGTCTGAACATGGTGTCGCCCGGCCCCACCGCCACGCCGATCTGGAGCACCTTGGGGCTCAGTGACGAAGCGTTGGGCGGCGTTGCCACCACGGTCAATCAGCGCCTGCTCAATGGGCAATTCCTAGAGCCGGGCGCTGTTGCCGATGTGATCCTGTTCCAGTTGAGCCAGGGCGCACGCAGTGTATTTGGCCAGGACTGGGTGGTCGACGGCGGCTACACCCTGCGTTGA
- a CDS encoding putative natural product biosynthesis protein has protein sequence MSSILPSGAARLVSKASRRPKRGEVLLPSVEYPSNARCFVHLDARLLPYWHTLFDICPGLLKLDPPEGLNLFRSFMTWAYRNRPSLNWTYHVSVCRWLLGSVYRTQIDEEPIEAFMTAAAARWVSDDSSQARGVVVAWQGSPLPVVDWKPGSGGQLPTLPPPPGDFAWCALDGQGRFSGWLPVP, from the coding sequence ATGAGCTCTATCCTGCCTTCCGGCGCTGCCCGTCTGGTCAGCAAGGCGTCGCGCCGTCCGAAACGCGGCGAAGTATTGTTGCCGTCTGTCGAATACCCAAGTAATGCCCGCTGTTTCGTCCACCTGGACGCACGGTTGCTGCCGTACTGGCACACCTTGTTCGACATCTGCCCCGGTTTGCTCAAGCTCGACCCGCCAGAGGGCTTGAACCTGTTTCGCAGTTTCATGACGTGGGCGTACCGCAACCGTCCGTCGCTGAACTGGACCTATCACGTGAGTGTGTGCCGCTGGTTGCTCGGTTCGGTGTATCGCACGCAGATCGATGAAGAACCCATCGAAGCGTTCATGACGGCGGCAGCGGCCCGCTGGGTCAGTGATGACTCCAGCCAGGCCCGGGGCGTGGTCGTGGCCTGGCAAGGCTCGCCCCTGCCGGTGGTGGACTGGAAGCCGGGCAGTGGCGGGCAACTGCCAACGTTGCCGCCGCCGCCCGGGGATTTCGCCTGGTGCGCGCTGGATGGGCAGGGGCGGTTCAGCGGGTGGTTGCCGGTGCCTTGA
- the ispC gene encoding 1-deoxy-D-xylulose-5-phosphate reductoisomerase, with amino-acid sequence MSLIPRKKVIRQVIATRQRLQTISVLGATGSVGVNVLDVIARHPERYKVFALSGFTQLELLKKQCLLHRPDYAVVPTPQAVATLQKQLLEEGSQTQVVGGESGLKFIAGHRDVDTVVAAIVGAAGLNATMAAVEAGKKILLANKEALVMSGALFMQAVRSSGAVLLPLDSEHNAIFQCLPSHAQHGLAHAGVRRILLTGSGGPFRQTPMAQLHSVTPDQACAHPKWSMGRKISVDSATLMNKGLELIEACWLFGARPSQVEVVIHPQSVVHSLVDYVDGSMLAQLGNPDMRTPISHALAWPQRIDSGVEPLDLFKVARLDFEVPDEKRFPCLALAREVADVGGTAPASLNAANEVAVQAFLDGRIGFMQIADCIRHVLDKEPVVAVTDLYGVMEADASARRWALGWLNQRHQR; translated from the coding sequence ATGTCGCTTATTCCGCGCAAAAAAGTCATTCGCCAGGTGATCGCCACCCGTCAACGCTTGCAAACCATCAGCGTACTGGGCGCTACCGGTTCGGTGGGCGTCAACGTATTGGACGTTATCGCGCGTCACCCCGAGCGCTATAAAGTCTTCGCCCTCAGCGGGTTCACCCAACTGGAGCTGTTGAAAAAACAATGCTTGTTGCACCGCCCGGACTACGCCGTGGTACCCACGCCGCAAGCCGTGGCGACGCTGCAGAAGCAGCTGTTGGAGGAGGGCTCGCAGACCCAGGTCGTGGGTGGCGAAAGCGGTCTGAAATTCATCGCCGGTCACCGGGATGTGGACACGGTGGTGGCCGCTATCGTCGGTGCGGCGGGCTTGAATGCAACGATGGCCGCCGTCGAGGCCGGCAAGAAAATCCTCCTGGCCAACAAAGAGGCGCTGGTGATGTCCGGTGCGTTGTTCATGCAGGCGGTGCGCAGCAGTGGGGCGGTGCTGTTACCGCTGGACAGCGAGCACAACGCAATCTTTCAGTGCCTGCCGTCCCATGCTCAGCACGGCCTGGCCCATGCGGGCGTGCGGCGCATCCTGTTGACTGGCTCCGGCGGGCCGTTTCGCCAAACGCCGATGGCGCAACTGCACAGCGTGACGCCGGACCAAGCCTGCGCTCACCCGAAATGGTCCATGGGCCGCAAGATTTCGGTGGACTCGGCCACCCTGATGAACAAGGGACTCGAACTGATCGAGGCCTGCTGGTTATTCGGCGCCAGGCCGTCCCAGGTCGAGGTAGTGATCCATCCGCAAAGCGTCGTCCATTCGCTGGTGGATTATGTCGACGGCTCAATGCTCGCGCAGTTGGGGAACCCGGACATGCGCACGCCCATCAGCCATGCCCTGGCCTGGCCGCAGCGGATTGATTCAGGGGTTGAACCACTGGATTTGTTCAAGGTGGCCCGACTGGATTTCGAAGTGCCGGACGAGAAGCGCTTTCCTTGCCTGGCCCTGGCGCGCGAGGTGGCGGATGTGGGCGGCACGGCACCGGCGTCGCTCAATGCGGCCAATGAGGTCGCGGTGCAGGCCTTTCTGGACGGACGCATCGGCTTCATGCAGATCGCCGATTGCATCCGGCATGTGCTGGACAAGGAGCCGGTGGTGGCGGTGACGGATCTGTATGGCGTCATGGAGGCCGACGCCAGTGCCCGCCGCTGGGCCCTCGGATGGCTCAACCAGCGCCATCAGCGATGA
- a CDS encoding zinc-dependent alcohol dehydrogenase family protein, which yields MIDTMKRWEIPALGLHTLRLADVPRPTAKAGEVLVRVEAVSLNYRDGEVVDNSMGAELTFPFTPASDMAGTVVAVGEGVTRFKVGDKLLSTFFAGWVDGAPLSWSEAPPQGGPLPGMLAEYVATPAEWCVHAPLSLTAGQASTLPVAALTAWMALFELGHLHAGHTVVVQGTGGVSLFAVQLAAANGARVIITSSSDEKIARAIELGATHGINRSRVPEWHTAVQALTDGRGAEHILEMAGGDNLTRSLHAVANGGRISVIGLLESDQLTAPVMALLGKRASIIGISVGPRRALEDLIAMIDRHGIEPVIDHTYGFDQVPEAFAHLGHGAFGKIVIEVGR from the coding sequence ATGATCGACACCATGAAACGCTGGGAAATACCTGCACTGGGACTGCACACACTGCGCCTTGCCGACGTGCCACGCCCCACCGCGAAGGCGGGGGAAGTGCTGGTGCGCGTCGAGGCCGTCTCGCTCAATTATCGCGACGGTGAAGTGGTGGATAACAGCATGGGGGCGGAACTCACTTTTCCGTTCACGCCTGCCTCCGACATGGCGGGGACGGTGGTCGCCGTGGGCGAGGGCGTTACGCGTTTCAAGGTGGGCGACAAGCTGCTGTCGACGTTTTTTGCCGGGTGGGTCGATGGCGCTCCGCTGTCCTGGAGTGAAGCGCCGCCTCAGGGTGGCCCGCTCCCCGGCATGCTCGCCGAGTACGTGGCAACGCCAGCCGAATGGTGTGTGCATGCGCCCCTCAGCCTCACCGCAGGGCAGGCCAGCACCTTGCCAGTGGCCGCCTTGACGGCGTGGATGGCGCTGTTCGAACTGGGCCACCTGCACGCCGGACATACCGTGGTGGTGCAGGGCACCGGTGGCGTCTCGCTGTTTGCGGTGCAACTGGCAGCGGCCAATGGTGCCCGCGTTATCATCACCAGTAGCAGCGATGAAAAGATCGCGCGCGCCATCGAGCTGGGTGCCACCCATGGCATCAACCGCAGCCGGGTACCGGAATGGCACACGGCGGTGCAGGCGCTGACCGATGGGCGTGGCGCCGAACATATCCTGGAAATGGCCGGCGGTGACAACCTCACGCGTTCCCTGCACGCGGTAGCCAACGGCGGTCGCATCTCGGTGATCGGCTTGTTGGAGAGTGATCAATTGACTGCGCCGGTCATGGCCCTGCTGGGTAAGCGGGCTTCCATCATCGGCATCTCCGTGGGGCCGCGCCGGGCATTGGAAGACCTGATTGCCATGATCGACCGCCACGGCATCGAGCCGGTAATCGATCACACCTACGGTTTCGATCAAGTGCCCGAAGCCTTCGCTCATCTCGGGCACGGTGCCTTCGGCAAGATCGTGATCGAGGTCGGCCGGTGA
- a CDS encoding SCO family protein gives MSTLFTRRKVLTGMGLLGLGLLAGCDNSPKLNFKYGKDLSDKIMGRTFKLKNTDGETVTLSSFRGLMPVVFFGFTQCPAVCPTTLARMAQAKKLMGRDGKIMQVVFITLDPERDTPEILDAYVKAFDPSFKALYGTPEEIAVAAKEFGIFYEKIPAGDSYTLSHTATSFVFDTRGTLRLGLSASLNAKECAEDLLTVMEVC, from the coding sequence ATGAGTACGTTATTCACCCGCCGCAAGGTCCTCACCGGCATGGGATTGCTGGGCCTGGGCCTGCTGGCCGGCTGTGACAACAGCCCGAAACTGAACTTCAAGTACGGCAAGGATCTGAGCGACAAGATCATGGGCCGTACCTTCAAGCTCAAGAACACCGACGGTGAAACCGTCACCTTGAGTTCCTTCCGCGGCTTGATGCCGGTGGTGTTCTTCGGCTTCACCCAGTGCCCGGCCGTGTGCCCGACCACCCTGGCACGCATGGCCCAGGCGAAAAAACTGATGGGCCGCGACGGCAAGATCATGCAGGTGGTGTTTATCACCCTCGATCCCGAGCGCGACACCCCCGAGATTCTCGACGCCTACGTCAAGGCCTTCGACCCGAGCTTCAAGGCGCTGTACGGCACCCCGGAAGAAATCGCCGTGGCCGCCAAGGAATTCGGGATCTTTTATGAAAAGATCCCCGCCGGCGACAGCTACACCCTCTCTCACACCGCCACCAGCTTTGTGTTCGACACCCGGGGCACCCTGCGCCTGGGCCTGTCCGCTTCGCTTAACGCCAAAGAGTGCGCAGAAGACCTGCTCACCGTCATGGAGGTCTGCTAA
- a CDS encoding MFS transporter: MIYIILGLFGLYTLEFGVVGILPMIVERFGISVSQAGLLMGLFALIVAVLGPFLVLMASRLARRKILVGALFGFSVCSVLSAFAPNFETLMALRVIPAMLHPVFFAAAFSTAVSLYPKDRAAHATALAVVGTTLGLVLGVPLTTWVGASISYEASFFFCALATGLAGVGLLLKLPHHERPMPLSFGKQLAVLRSLPVWLAIIATVLVFTTMFSVYSYAAEYLKTQTGMDGRAISMMLVIFGVGGVTGNLLVGRLLGKSMVATVVLYPIVLAAAYVVLYAFGSPSWWSMSLIVLLWGAAHTCGLVVTQVWLTSSAPEAHEFATSLYVSSANAGVVIGASVGGLFINAFGTTGVIGCGLIFAALSLLVIGWKALAFGGAKALPADLCAAH, encoded by the coding sequence GTGATCTACATCATTCTGGGCCTTTTCGGCCTGTACACCCTGGAGTTTGGTGTGGTCGGCATTTTGCCGATGATTGTCGAACGTTTCGGTATCAGCGTATCCCAGGCCGGGTTATTGATGGGCTTGTTTGCGCTGATCGTGGCGGTGCTGGGGCCCTTCCTGGTGCTGATGGCGTCGCGTCTGGCGCGCAGGAAAATCCTGGTGGGCGCGCTGTTTGGTTTTTCCGTGTGCAGCGTGCTGTCAGCGTTTGCGCCGAACTTCGAAACCTTGATGGCGTTGCGGGTGATTCCGGCGATGCTGCACCCGGTGTTTTTTGCCGCTGCGTTTTCCACCGCGGTGTCCTTGTACCCCAAGGACCGCGCGGCGCATGCCACGGCCCTGGCCGTGGTGGGCACCACCTTGGGCCTGGTGCTTGGGGTGCCGCTGACCACATGGGTGGGCGCGAGTATTTCCTATGAGGCATCGTTCTTCTTCTGCGCCTTGGCGACGGGGTTGGCAGGTGTCGGACTGCTGTTGAAACTGCCCCATCATGAACGCCCGATGCCGCTGAGTTTCGGCAAGCAACTGGCGGTGCTGCGCAGCCTGCCGGTGTGGCTGGCGATCATCGCGACGGTGCTGGTGTTCACCACGATGTTTTCGGTCTACAGCTATGCCGCCGAGTACCTCAAGACCCAGACCGGCATGGACGGCCGGGCCATCAGCATGATGCTGGTGATCTTCGGCGTGGGCGGTGTCACGGGCAACCTGTTGGTGGGCCGGTTATTGGGCAAAAGCATGGTGGCGACGGTGGTGCTGTACCCCATTGTGCTGGCGGCGGCGTACGTGGTTTTGTATGCGTTCGGCAGCCCGTCGTGGTGGTCGATGAGCTTGATTGTGCTGCTGTGGGGCGCGGCACATACCTGCGGGCTGGTGGTCACGCAAGTCTGGCTGACCTCGTCGGCGCCCGAGGCGCATGAGTTCGCAACCAGCCTGTATGTGTCTTCGGCGAATGCCGGCGTGGTGATCGGTGCGTCCGTGGGCGGGCTGTTTATCAATGCGTTCGGCACCACCGGGGTGATTGGCTGCGGCTTGATATTTGCCGCGCTGTCATTGCTTGTGATTGGGTGGAAGGCCCTGGCGTTCGGGGGCGCCAAGGCACTGCCCGCAGACCTGTGCGCTGCGCATTAG
- a CDS encoding winged helix-turn-helix transcriptional regulator, with amino-acid sequence MDNDEIIRRSQAACDALSADEDGLKRQVLTHAGNRWSLGIVHLLGVNGRLRHAEIGRRMEGVTQRMLTRTLRQLERDGLVLRHDFHEVPPKVEYQLSELGKQLLVHMIPLWTWVVENAGEFRRSREQFDAEQAP; translated from the coding sequence GTGGATAACGACGAGATCATCAGGCGTTCACAAGCCGCTTGCGACGCCCTCAGCGCCGATGAGGACGGGCTCAAGCGCCAGGTGTTGACCCATGCGGGAAACCGCTGGTCACTGGGCATCGTGCACCTGTTGGGGGTGAACGGGCGACTGCGCCACGCCGAGATTGGCCGGCGCATGGAGGGCGTCACCCAGCGCATGCTCACGCGCACCTTGCGCCAACTGGAACGCGACGGCCTGGTGTTGCGCCATGACTTTCACGAAGTGCCGCCCAAGGTCGAATACCAGTTGTCGGAGCTGGGCAAACAACTGCTGGTGCACATGATTCCGCTGTGGACCTGGGTAGTAGAAAACGCCGGTGAGTTCAGGCGTTCCCGGGAGCAGTTTGACGCTGAGCAAGCACCCTGA
- a CDS encoding copper chaperone PCu(A)C yields MTAVQHFKRIALGLSLLGLAAHASAQAVVTDAWVRASVPGQPSSGAFMTVTADTDSKLLSVASPVAKTVQIHEMTMKDDVMRMGPVDSVPLPAGKAVKLDPDGYHVMLIDLTAQIKEGDQVPLTVTVENAKGEKQSIEVKAEARALNAMETMDHSKMH; encoded by the coding sequence ATGACTGCCGTTCAACACTTCAAGCGCATCGCCCTCGGTCTCTCCCTGCTGGGCCTCGCGGCACACGCCAGTGCACAGGCAGTGGTCACCGACGCCTGGGTACGCGCCTCGGTACCGGGCCAGCCGTCCAGCGGCGCCTTCATGACCGTGACGGCCGACACCGACAGCAAACTGCTCAGTGTGGCGTCGCCGGTCGCCAAGACCGTGCAGATTCATGAGATGACCATGAAGGACGACGTGATGCGCATGGGCCCGGTGGATTCGGTGCCATTGCCGGCCGGCAAGGCCGTGAAGCTCGACCCGGACGGTTATCACGTGATGCTGATCGACCTCACAGCCCAGATCAAGGAAGGCGACCAGGTACCGCTGACCGTCACCGTGGAAAATGCCAAGGGTGAAAAGCAGTCGATTGAGGTTAAAGCCGAAGCGCGTGCGCTGAACGCGATGGAAACAATGGATCACAGCAAGATGCATTGA
- a CDS encoding aromatic alcohol reductase: MTASILVLGAGELGLAVLRQLSRLAAPKNVPVTVLLRPATLNASDPAKQQEITELRALGIELLAGDLANDSEAELATVFADYHTVISCIGFAAGAGTQRKLTRAAIAGGVKRYVPWQFGVDYDVIGRGSAQDLWDEQLDVRDLLRAQQGTHWVIVSTGMFTSFLFEPSFGVVDLAQNTVHALGDWDTAVTVTTPEDIGLLTARILFSEPPIANQVVYTAGDTLTYGELADTVDAQLGRTLKRERWSVPYLEAELAAVPGDNLMKYRVAFAQGDGVSWDPAITFNAQRQIAVTSVAQWIGQNLKAPATTR; the protein is encoded by the coding sequence ATGACTGCTTCGATTCTTGTACTGGGCGCCGGCGAACTGGGCCTGGCGGTATTGCGCCAATTGTCACGCCTGGCCGCCCCGAAAAATGTGCCGGTGACCGTGTTGCTGCGCCCCGCCACACTGAACGCCTCCGATCCTGCCAAACAACAGGAAATCACTGAGCTGCGCGCCCTGGGCATTGAGCTGCTGGCCGGTGACCTGGCCAACGACTCCGAGGCTGAACTGGCAACGGTGTTCGCCGACTATCACACCGTGATCAGTTGCATCGGCTTTGCCGCCGGCGCCGGTACCCAGCGCAAACTGACCCGCGCCGCCATCGCGGGCGGTGTGAAGCGCTACGTGCCGTGGCAGTTCGGTGTGGATTACGACGTGATCGGCCGCGGCTCGGCCCAGGACCTGTGGGATGAACAGCTCGACGTGCGCGACTTGCTGCGCGCCCAGCAAGGCACGCACTGGGTAATCGTCTCCACCGGGATGTTCACCAGCTTCCTGTTTGAACCGTCCTTCGGCGTCGTCGACCTGGCGCAAAATACCGTGCACGCACTGGGGGACTGGGACACCGCCGTCACCGTCACCACCCCGGAAGACATAGGGCTGCTGACAGCGCGCATCCTGTTCAGCGAACCGCCGATCGCCAATCAGGTGGTGTACACCGCCGGCGACACCCTGACCTATGGCGAACTGGCCGATACGGTGGATGCGCAACTGGGTCGCACGCTGAAACGCGAACGCTGGTCGGTGCCGTACCTGGAGGCCGAACTGGCCGCCGTGCCCGGGGACAACCTGATGAAATACCGGGTGGCCTTCGCCCAAGGCGACGGCGTGTCCTGGGACCCCGCCATCACCTTCAACGCGCAACGGCAAATCGCCGTGACCAGCGTTGCCCAGTGGATCGGGCAGAACCTCAAGGCACCGGCAACCACCCGCTGA
- a CDS encoding DUF2946 domain-containing protein has protein sequence MKLTRPDRSLIAWTLYFCVLFNVFVCGLGHGQMMGLELNGLGGQFCSSLGTKAPASDSGLGNPTASSWSNFFACPVCSAVTLGIVFLFCLAWLLGLGQKPRPAHERRNKAPPRYSWPSANPRASPAF, from the coding sequence ATGAAACTGACCCGCCCGGACCGTTCACTCATTGCCTGGACCTTGTATTTTTGCGTCCTGTTCAATGTGTTCGTCTGCGGTTTGGGCCATGGGCAGATGATGGGCCTGGAGCTCAACGGCCTGGGTGGGCAATTCTGCTCAAGCCTGGGCACCAAGGCGCCGGCCTCGGACTCAGGCCTTGGCAACCCGACGGCCAGCAGTTGGTCGAACTTCTTCGCGTGCCCGGTGTGCTCAGCCGTGACCCTGGGCATCGTCTTCCTGTTTTGCCTGGCCTGGCTGTTGGGCCTTGGGCAAAAGCCGCGCCCGGCCCATGAGCGGCGCAACAAGGCCCCTCCGCGTTACTCCTGGCCCTCGGCCAACCCTCGCGCTTCCCCTGCATTCTGA